Proteins from a single region of Dyadobacter fanqingshengii:
- the dapF gene encoding diaminopimelate epimerase, producing MQISFFKYQGTGNDFVMIDDRDKTFPVSKELIASICHRRFGIGSDGLILLQNEPGYDFRMVYFNADGGEGSMCGNGGRCVVRFAHDLGLFEDSTTFIAVDGLHEATVSGEVISLKMSAVADVERYPEFDFMNTGSPHYVTYVDQVAETDVFSIGSEIRYGSVYGPKGGTNVNFVELIEDNHLSVRTYERGVEDETYSCGTGVTACALSAHLREGWNGPITIETIGGTLKVDFEETPAGFDNIHLIGPAVRVFEGSLDLPNL from the coding sequence ATGCAGATTTCATTTTTTAAATATCAGGGAACAGGAAACGACTTCGTCATGATCGATGATCGCGACAAAACATTTCCGGTTTCAAAAGAATTGATCGCCTCAATTTGCCATCGCAGGTTCGGGATTGGTTCCGACGGTTTAATTCTGTTGCAGAATGAGCCTGGTTACGATTTTCGGATGGTTTATTTCAATGCGGATGGCGGGGAAGGCAGCATGTGCGGGAATGGAGGACGTTGTGTCGTCCGTTTTGCGCATGATTTAGGTCTTTTTGAGGACTCAACAACTTTCATAGCAGTCGATGGTTTGCACGAGGCGACTGTGTCAGGAGAGGTGATCAGCTTGAAAATGTCCGCGGTCGCTGACGTGGAGCGTTATCCGGAATTCGATTTCATGAACACAGGTTCGCCGCACTATGTCACTTACGTAGATCAGGTTGCCGAAACTGACGTTTTCAGTATTGGAAGTGAGATCCGTTATGGTTCGGTATATGGGCCAAAAGGCGGCACAAATGTTAATTTCGTCGAGTTGATCGAAGACAATCATCTGAGCGTCAGAACGTATGAGCGGGGCGTCGAAGATGAAACATACTCATGTGGAACGGGTGTAACTGCCTGCGCACTATCTGCACATTTACGCGAAGGCTGGAACGGCCCTATCACCATTGAAACAATCGGCGGGACTTTAAAAGTAGATTTTGAAGAAACGCCGGCCGGATTTGACAACATTCACCTGATCGGTCCAGCTGTCAGGGTTTTTGAGGGAAGTTTAGACTTACCAAATCTTTAA
- a CDS encoding acyltransferase family protein, with amino-acid sequence MRTTSQGHIIQLDGIRFIAIALVLIEHLFVEVNTVPVGATGVTIFFVLSGFLISRILLKSKEKNFGTEGGFNKYLSKFLIRRTIRIFPVYYLTILLLYIFNVPPVREKLGWLALYGTNIYMAWNKTWMGSMDHLWSLAVEEQVYLFFPFLIFFVPKGKLVPVLGIMGLLSLGFRFYYYYAHPDFAIDDWIVTYVSTPACLDSFALGGLLAWLQVYRNDFFEKLFSKSWPVMLAFAVWVLLQFWSKTFENRFNVSFVVLDRTVSSIFGFFLIGRAVMGYTGIMAAFLENPVSIYLGKISYGLYLYHNFVYNHFHSGPMHPTVRIFRKIYQYAPDLKGSVAFEAMVVITLTIAVAAFSWHFFEKPINALKDKYA; translated from the coding sequence ATGCGCACCACATCACAGGGACATATTATTCAACTTGATGGAATCCGCTTTATTGCCATTGCGCTGGTTCTCATTGAACATCTTTTTGTAGAAGTTAACACCGTCCCTGTCGGCGCAACGGGGGTGACGATCTTTTTTGTGCTCAGTGGCTTTTTGATTTCCAGAATTCTCTTAAAAAGTAAAGAAAAGAACTTTGGAACAGAAGGTGGATTTAACAAATATCTCAGCAAATTCCTCATACGCAGGACAATCCGGATTTTCCCGGTCTATTATCTGACGATTTTGCTGCTCTACATTTTCAATGTGCCCCCGGTTAGGGAAAAGTTGGGCTGGCTGGCATTATACGGGACCAACATTTACATGGCCTGGAATAAAACCTGGATGGGTTCCATGGACCATTTGTGGTCGCTGGCGGTTGAAGAGCAGGTTTATTTATTCTTCCCTTTCCTCATCTTTTTCGTTCCAAAAGGCAAGCTCGTTCCGGTTCTAGGGATCATGGGCTTGCTTAGTCTTGGCTTTCGGTTTTACTATTACTATGCACATCCGGACTTTGCCATTGATGATTGGATCGTTACCTACGTGAGCACCCCTGCCTGCCTGGATTCTTTTGCGCTGGGTGGGTTACTTGCCTGGTTGCAGGTTTACAGGAATGATTTTTTCGAAAAATTGTTTAGTAAGTCATGGCCGGTTATGCTGGCATTCGCAGTCTGGGTTTTGCTGCAATTCTGGTCCAAAACATTTGAAAACAGGTTCAATGTTTCATTCGTTGTTCTGGACAGAACGGTGTCTTCCATCTTCGGATTCTTTTTGATCGGCCGGGCTGTAATGGGCTACACAGGGATTATGGCCGCTTTTCTGGAAAATCCAGTCAGCATTTATTTGGGTAAAATCAGTTACGGCTTGTATCTCTATCACAATTTTGTCTACAACCACTTTCACAGTGGTCCAATGCATCCAACCGTCCGTATTTTCCGGAAAATCTATCAGTATGCGCCCGATCTGAAAGGTTCAGTTGCCTTTGAAGCGATGGTTGTGATCACATTAACAATTGCCGTTGCTGCCTTTTCCTGGCATTTTTTCGAAAAGCCTATCAACGCCTTGAAGGACAAGTACGCTTAG
- a CDS encoding M14 family metallopeptidase, with protein MRLLFFLLLLFSLTFSVKAQYKTRFEISGGKETPTYEEGIEYYKLLAKNFPEIQITEKGLTDSGKPLHLVLYSKSKTFEIQKLKSQQKAILLVNNAIHPGESDGVDASMMLLRDIAMNPQKFPELDNVILAIIPFYNIGGALNRNSTTRTNQAGPEEYGFRGNARNYDLNRDFIKSDTRNARSFAAIFHELDPDLFADTHVSNGADYQYVMTLDYAQKDKLGGKLGYFNDKVFLPYMYKHLKAAGFEATPYVNSWGQTPDKGFVQFPDWPRYSTGYAALFHTIGVMTETHMLKPYDKRVASTYAYLLGNIKFLSRNRRELLKLRKDTKEAVKTQEKFAVTWEVNKVKNTQIEFKGYEPEYITSKVSGAQRLYYNRSKPFTKKIPFYDTYSPVDEVTRPVAYIIPQGWHNVIDLMKLNGVEVKQLEKDTDMEVETYYIENLETPKQPFEGHYWHTSVTTKTVKQRITFKKGDWYISVNQWTNRYIVETLEPKGVDSFFKWNFFDTILQSKEHYSAYVFEDLAAELLAKDVSLRIKLEDKRKNDPEFAKNGSAQLDFIYDNSPYREKEYLRYPVFRLMK; from the coding sequence ATGCGATTACTTTTCTTTCTTTTACTCCTTTTCTCTCTCACTTTTTCAGTTAAAGCCCAATACAAAACGCGTTTCGAAATCAGCGGCGGCAAGGAAACCCCGACTTACGAAGAAGGCATCGAATATTACAAACTGCTCGCAAAAAACTTTCCTGAGATCCAGATCACTGAAAAAGGCCTTACTGACAGTGGAAAGCCGCTTCACCTTGTTTTGTATTCTAAAAGCAAAACATTTGAAATACAAAAACTGAAATCGCAGCAAAAGGCGATTTTATTGGTCAATAACGCCATTCATCCGGGCGAATCCGACGGTGTTGACGCTTCCATGATGCTCCTCCGTGACATTGCCATGAACCCACAAAAATTCCCCGAACTGGATAATGTGATCCTGGCCATTATTCCTTTTTACAACATTGGCGGTGCGCTAAACAGGAACAGCACAACGCGTACAAACCAGGCCGGCCCGGAGGAATACGGCTTCCGGGGCAATGCCAGAAATTATGACCTTAACAGAGATTTTATCAAAAGCGACACCAGAAATGCCCGGAGCTTCGCCGCCATTTTCCATGAGCTTGACCCTGACCTTTTTGCCGACACACACGTAAGCAACGGTGCTGATTATCAATATGTCATGACACTGGACTATGCACAAAAAGACAAGTTGGGTGGGAAATTGGGTTATTTCAATGATAAGGTTTTTTTGCCTTACATGTACAAGCATTTAAAGGCAGCCGGATTTGAGGCCACTCCATATGTGAATTCGTGGGGCCAGACGCCCGACAAAGGTTTCGTCCAGTTTCCGGACTGGCCGCGCTACTCAACAGGTTACGCGGCGTTATTTCACACGATCGGCGTCATGACAGAAACGCATATGTTGAAGCCTTATGACAAGCGGGTCGCGTCAACTTACGCTTACTTGCTGGGTAACATCAAATTTTTGTCAAGAAACCGAAGAGAGCTCCTTAAACTTCGCAAGGATACCAAAGAAGCTGTAAAAACGCAGGAGAAATTTGCGGTAACATGGGAGGTTAACAAAGTCAAAAACACGCAAATTGAGTTCAAAGGCTATGAACCTGAATACATTACCAGCAAAGTGAGCGGCGCGCAAAGACTTTATTACAACCGTTCCAAACCATTTACCAAAAAAATCCCTTTTTACGACACTTATTCACCCGTGGATGAGGTTACCAGGCCCGTTGCTTATATTATTCCGCAAGGATGGCACAATGTAATCGACCTCATGAAACTGAATGGTGTGGAAGTGAAGCAGCTTGAAAAAGATACCGATATGGAGGTGGAAACTTACTATATCGAAAACCTGGAAACGCCTAAACAGCCATTTGAGGGACATTACTGGCACACGAGCGTGACAACGAAGACCGTTAAACAGCGGATTACATTTAAGAAAGGCGATTGGTATATCTCGGTTAACCAGTGGACCAATCGTTACATTGTAGAAACGCTTGAACCCAAAGGCGTTGACTCATTTTTCAAATGGAATTTCTTTGACACCATTTTGCAATCCAAGGAACATTATTCTGCTTATGTATTTGAAGATCTCGCGGCGGAATTGCTGGCAAAGGATGTTAGTTTGAGAATCAAGCTGGAAGATAAGCGTAAAAATGATCCTGAATTTGCAAAAAACGGGAGCGCACAATTGGACTTCATTTATGACAATTCACCCTATCGCGAGAAGGAATATTTGCGCTACCCTGTGTTTCGGTTAATGAAGTGA
- the rplS gene encoding 50S ribosomal protein L19: protein MSELIKLVEATIENRKSEYPEFTSGDTINVHVKIREGNKERVQQFQGTVMQRRNLSASGETFTVRKISNGIAVERVFPILSPSIAKIELIRRGKVRRARLFFLRGRQGKAARIKELKVSK, encoded by the coding sequence ATGAGCGAACTTATTAAACTCGTAGAAGCTACGATCGAAAATCGTAAATCCGAGTATCCTGAATTTACTTCAGGCGACACGATCAACGTACACGTTAAGATCCGTGAAGGTAACAAAGAGCGTGTCCAGCAGTTTCAGGGCACAGTTATGCAACGTCGGAACCTGAGCGCTAGCGGTGAAACTTTCACAGTGCGTAAAATCTCAAACGGCATTGCCGTAGAACGTGTTTTCCCAATTCTTTCACCTAGTATCGCTAAAATCGAATTGATTCGCCGCGGTAAGGTGCGTCGTGCACGTCTGTTCTTCTTACGTGGCCGTCAGGGTAAAGCCGCTCGTATTAAAGAGCTTAAAGTATCGAAGTAA
- a CDS encoding glycosyltransferase family 2 protein, whose protein sequence is MSYLLSIVMPAYNEQDCIEKVVYNWTNFLKNKFPNDNTTLIVINDGSKDNTKVLLDKLQQEVTHLTVVNQKNGGHGNAVVNGYRKALELGSEYVFQTDSDDQFVSDDFDKLWNKRSQSQFILGYREVRHDAGVRLFITKFLRGTISTVYGTFIMDSNIPFRLIKGTFLQKLMNQLPDPEPFAPNIFLSVMAKKSGQELFDIPITHKDRETGTVSIVKWNLWKVCIRSFKELLRFRLELNKKVKAIRA, encoded by the coding sequence ATGTCGTACCTTCTTAGTATAGTAATGCCCGCATACAATGAACAGGATTGTATCGAAAAGGTAGTATATAATTGGACTAATTTTCTAAAAAATAAATTTCCCAACGACAATACAACACTAATTGTAATTAATGACGGCTCAAAAGACAATACAAAAGTGCTTTTGGACAAATTACAGCAAGAAGTGACCCATCTTACCGTCGTTAATCAAAAAAATGGCGGCCACGGTAATGCTGTCGTGAATGGTTATCGCAAAGCACTGGAACTGGGCTCGGAATATGTGTTCCAGACAGACAGCGATGATCAGTTTGTGTCAGATGATTTTGATAAACTTTGGAATAAGCGCAGCCAATCGCAATTTATCCTGGGTTACAGAGAAGTGAGACATGATGCCGGCGTGCGTTTGTTCATCACTAAATTCCTCCGCGGCACGATCTCGACGGTTTACGGCACGTTCATTATGGACAGCAACATTCCTTTCCGTTTGATCAAAGGAACATTCCTGCAAAAACTAATGAACCAGCTCCCTGATCCTGAGCCATTTGCACCCAACATTTTCTTGTCTGTAATGGCTAAAAAGTCAGGTCAGGAATTGTTTGATATCCCCATTACCCATAAAGATCGTGAGACCGGAACGGTTTCAATCGTCAAATGGAACCTCTGGAAGGTTTGTATACGCAGCTTTAAAGAACTGTTGCGGTTTCGACTTGAACTTAATAAAAAGGTGAAAGCGATCCGTGCTTAA
- a CDS encoding DEAD/DEAH box helicase, translating into MTFQDLKLIEPIAKALQEEGYTTPTPIQAKAIPIILDQKDLLGCAQTGTGKTAAFAIPMLQLLHNNPVGKFEKSHIRALILTPTRELAIQIGESFAAYGRHTGVKHTVVFGGVGQKPQTDALQRGVDVLIATPGRLLDLINQGFIKLNQLEFFVLDEADRMLDMGFVHDVKKVIKLLPVKRQSLFFSATMPPAIVTLANTILRNPLKVEVTPVSSTADTIRQSVFFVDKSDKNSLLLHILKDESIATALVFTRTKHGADKVVKVLRKAGVSSEAIHGNKSQNARQNALKNFKSQTTRVLVATDIAARGIDVDDLTHVINYEIPNIPETYVHRIGRTGRAGAKGIAFSFCDLDEKVYLKDIHKLIAKNIPVINDHPYATGR; encoded by the coding sequence ATGACATTTCAAGATTTAAAGCTCATTGAGCCTATTGCTAAGGCGCTTCAAGAAGAAGGCTACACCACTCCCACACCGATTCAGGCAAAAGCGATCCCCATTATTCTGGATCAAAAAGATTTATTAGGTTGCGCGCAGACGGGCACAGGAAAAACGGCAGCATTTGCCATTCCAATGTTGCAACTGCTTCATAATAATCCAGTTGGAAAGTTTGAAAAAAGCCACATCCGCGCATTGATCCTTACGCCTACACGCGAGCTGGCCATTCAGATTGGCGAAAGTTTTGCAGCTTATGGACGCCATACCGGCGTTAAACACACGGTTGTTTTTGGTGGCGTGGGTCAAAAACCGCAAACAGATGCGCTTCAACGCGGCGTCGACGTGCTTATCGCAACGCCGGGACGTTTATTAGACCTTATTAATCAAGGATTTATAAAACTAAACCAGTTGGAATTCTTCGTTCTTGACGAAGCAGACCGGATGCTGGACATGGGTTTTGTACATGATGTGAAGAAAGTCATCAAATTGCTTCCCGTAAAAAGGCAATCGTTGTTTTTCTCTGCCACTATGCCCCCGGCCATTGTCACATTGGCTAACACAATACTTAGAAATCCACTTAAAGTAGAAGTTACACCCGTTTCTTCGACTGCTGACACCATTCGTCAGTCTGTGTTTTTTGTAGATAAATCGGATAAAAATTCGCTGTTACTGCATATTCTGAAAGATGAAAGCATTGCCACTGCGCTAGTTTTCACCCGGACGAAACATGGTGCGGATAAAGTGGTAAAGGTTTTGAGAAAAGCAGGCGTAAGCTCAGAAGCGATTCACGGAAATAAATCCCAGAATGCGCGTCAGAATGCGCTGAAAAATTTCAAAAGCCAGACAACCCGAGTTTTGGTAGCCACCGACATTGCGGCAAGAGGAATTGACGTGGATGACCTGACGCATGTGATCAACTACGAAATCCCGAACATTCCTGAGACGTACGTACACAGGATCGGACGTACAGGTCGTGCAGGGGCGAAAGGAATTGCTTTTTCTTTCTGTGACCTGGATGAGAAAGTGTATCTGAAAGACATTCACAAGCTGATTGCCAAGAATATCCCGGTTATAAACGACCATCCCTACGCAACGGGCAGGTAA
- a CDS encoding lipase family protein produces MKYNQPRGMQCSTAKVSNFLFAAFILLCSISLKAQNNQLKPGFDKEEYLEQLRIHVLLYDTTKANPTRPKSMISKPELFKSAYESPVMGLDNKWALWVHKINPVAAINVRGTTVEPVGWLENFYAAMVPAKGELKLTKDYTFQYHLADNPKAAVHVGWLVGMAFLAKDIVPKIDSCYKSGIKEFLIMGHSQGGAIVYLLTSHLYQLQKDKKLPGDIRFKTYASASPKTGNTYYGYEYESMIDGGWGYNVVNAADWIPELPFSVQTLADFNETNPFKNIDPVIKKQKLITRVALRHAYKQMKKPSEKAQRNYQKFLGNYASKSIMKVLPDFQPPVYFKSNNYVRIGPTIALIPDAEYYKLFPDSDEQIFIHHLQNPYLYLMQKYKH; encoded by the coding sequence ATGAAGTATAATCAACCGCGCGGCATGCAATGTTCGACAGCGAAGGTCAGTAATTTCCTTTTTGCTGCTTTCATTCTCCTCTGTTCCATTTCTCTTAAAGCTCAAAATAATCAGCTGAAACCCGGTTTTGACAAAGAAGAGTATCTGGAACAACTGCGGATACACGTGCTGTTGTATGATACGACCAAAGCAAACCCGACGAGGCCGAAATCCATGATCTCCAAGCCGGAGCTTTTTAAAAGTGCTTATGAATCGCCGGTGATGGGCTTAGACAACAAATGGGCCTTATGGGTTCACAAAATCAATCCTGTCGCTGCTATCAATGTCCGGGGCACAACGGTTGAACCTGTGGGCTGGCTGGAAAATTTTTATGCTGCAATGGTTCCTGCAAAGGGGGAATTGAAACTTACCAAAGATTACACTTTTCAATATCATCTGGCCGACAATCCCAAAGCCGCTGTGCACGTTGGCTGGCTGGTCGGCATGGCTTTTCTGGCGAAAGATATTGTTCCTAAAATTGATTCATGCTACAAATCCGGCATCAAGGAATTTCTGATTATGGGGCATAGCCAGGGCGGCGCCATCGTTTACCTGCTTACTTCGCACCTTTATCAGTTACAAAAAGACAAAAAACTGCCCGGCGACATTCGATTTAAAACTTACGCGAGTGCTAGTCCGAAAACGGGTAACACTTATTATGGCTACGAATACGAAAGCATGATCGATGGCGGCTGGGGTTATAATGTAGTAAATGCTGCGGACTGGATTCCTGAATTGCCCTTTTCCGTGCAGACATTAGCTGATTTTAATGAGACTAACCCCTTCAAAAACATTGATCCGGTTATAAAAAAGCAAAAATTGATAACGCGGGTCGCGCTGCGCCATGCTTACAAGCAGATGAAAAAGCCCAGTGAAAAAGCACAGCGCAATTATCAAAAATTTCTGGGCAATTACGCTTCCAAGTCAATCATGAAGGTGCTTCCTGATTTTCAGCCGCCGGTTTATTTCAAAAGCAATAACTACGTCAGGATCGGACCGACGATTGCATTGATCCCGGATGCAGAATATTACAAACTCTTTCCCGACTCTGACGAGCAAATCTTTATTCATCATTTACAAAACCCATATTTGTATTTAATGCAGAAATACAAACATTAA
- a CDS encoding DUF3352 domain-containing protein, whose protein sequence is MSKKYIIAILLAAVLAAAGYFLFQYSRGSAAAWKFIPSSALVVITSEHLQDSLYVATDANLDVKRLPLLDVASDNLSLLNLFTKDQKKLNNFLKNKALSYSYHPRTSTEWGVIMYIPIASEEEAKWLSTPQNPSIRALHHNFQDHRITDIIDANSRPLFSYLIEDHYLIVSYYGDLIEDAVRASSLNIESFKLKSRFSSINDFDYGTSIYLRNDAWKSVISGDNINNNFYEFGRNFPNFQDFHIEEAKAKGSLSLKSTGTGAPDYYLTDIVKDIPGAPFTGHRHISQQTSFLYRSGVVDRAAFQKEFQQWHKKYKSEAWNKLNYYIGKESNQLIDNLGAELILCQLEENNSITDGKILLAEFSNYEKLRPVLQKLARLANEETNVSIDQYQGYDIYSVPIPELPTGLYGPMFSGFPRSYITYIAPYLVISNNSQVLQNYIVDYENQITWKQSPEYDSILTSAKSEAQLSLIVNLRKAQTRAGNGGIKKYTDLVSKMESLVFQCKYEDGDAYPEITLIPKKRQTARKVLNRTFLNIDIEWPDIFDTELAALQNPIDGSSEILLTDKQNNLLRTNNLREGKTETIAKLNGPIITSAYKVDFLNIGRQQRIFATKSTVYALDEDDSTTVTTFTGSLPSGQDIAALYAIDGGDDGSNRFIIKNTAEELFLWENVTKPIRRLNHSVQFENIQSPVVALNQIGNRGFIVTQKNGKIFLLKENGTVRQGFPVDILTRTESAFTWTQDPATGQPELVGVSVSGELVRISLDGKITSRKQLLRPEPGSKFKTLFDRNSLDWILIRSLNSKTAIITKDGKDLFEIKDILPNSVIQYHFFGVDNRFITIKSGSYTTVFDMTGKRLGDKAIPSEMPVQLTYQPGYYKLLIFSRSEKKIQVWSVKLR, encoded by the coding sequence GTGTCGAAAAAATACATTATTGCTATCCTGCTCGCTGCTGTCCTTGCGGCAGCAGGATATTTTCTGTTCCAATATTCACGGGGTTCTGCTGCTGCGTGGAAATTCATTCCGTCCAGCGCCCTCGTAGTCATTACCAGCGAGCACCTTCAGGATTCTCTTTACGTCGCCACGGATGCTAATCTGGATGTAAAAAGGTTGCCTTTACTCGATGTTGCCAGTGACAATTTATCGCTCCTCAATCTTTTCACCAAGGACCAGAAGAAGCTCAATAACTTCCTCAAAAACAAAGCATTATCCTATTCCTATCATCCCCGCACCAGCACAGAATGGGGTGTGATCATGTACATTCCCATTGCCAGCGAGGAAGAAGCCAAATGGCTGAGCACACCGCAAAATCCAAGCATTCGCGCGCTGCATCACAACTTCCAGGATCACCGGATCACGGATATTATCGACGCCAATTCCCGCCCTCTTTTTTCGTATCTTATTGAAGATCATTATCTGATCGTCAGCTATTATGGAGATTTGATCGAAGATGCGGTTCGGGCTTCTTCGTTGAACATTGAATCATTCAAACTAAAATCCCGGTTTTCAAGCATTAATGATTTTGATTACGGAACAAGCATTTACTTGCGTAATGACGCTTGGAAATCGGTTATTTCGGGTGACAACATTAATAACAATTTTTACGAGTTCGGCCGGAATTTCCCCAATTTCCAGGATTTCCACATTGAAGAAGCCAAGGCAAAAGGCAGTCTTTCCTTGAAATCGACCGGGACGGGCGCGCCGGATTATTATCTTACCGACATTGTTAAAGACATTCCCGGCGCACCATTCACGGGACATAGGCACATTTCCCAGCAAACGTCCTTTCTCTACAGATCCGGCGTGGTTGACCGGGCTGCATTCCAAAAAGAGTTTCAGCAATGGCACAAAAAATACAAATCCGAAGCCTGGAACAAGCTCAATTACTACATCGGAAAAGAAAGCAATCAACTGATCGATAATCTTGGCGCTGAATTGATTTTATGCCAATTGGAAGAAAATAACAGCATTACCGACGGAAAAATCCTTCTGGCTGAATTTTCCAATTATGAAAAATTGCGTCCTGTGCTCCAAAAACTGGCGCGATTGGCCAATGAAGAAACCAACGTTTCTATAGACCAATATCAGGGTTACGACATTTATTCTGTCCCCATTCCCGAGCTGCCGACCGGACTTTACGGACCGATGTTTTCGGGTTTTCCCCGCAGTTACATTACCTACATTGCGCCTTATCTGGTGATTAGCAACAACTCCCAGGTTTTGCAAAATTACATTGTAGATTACGAGAACCAGATTACATGGAAGCAATCGCCGGAATACGACAGTATACTGACGTCCGCAAAATCGGAGGCGCAACTTTCGCTGATCGTGAATTTGCGGAAAGCGCAAACGCGTGCCGGAAATGGCGGGATTAAGAAATATACCGATCTGGTTTCCAAAATGGAATCACTTGTATTTCAATGTAAATACGAAGATGGTGACGCATACCCGGAAATTACGCTCATTCCCAAAAAGCGGCAGACCGCCAGAAAAGTCCTGAACCGGACATTCCTGAACATTGACATTGAATGGCCGGATATTTTCGATACGGAACTGGCCGCATTGCAAAATCCAATTGACGGAAGTTCGGAGATTCTGCTGACTGACAAACAAAATAATTTACTTAGAACCAACAACTTACGAGAAGGCAAAACGGAGACGATCGCTAAGCTCAATGGCCCGATCATTACTTCGGCTTACAAAGTCGATTTCCTGAACATTGGCAGACAGCAACGCATCTTTGCAACAAAAAGTACTGTTTACGCGCTGGATGAAGATGATTCGACAACGGTCACCACATTCACGGGTTCTTTACCGTCCGGCCAGGACATTGCTGCATTGTATGCAATCGATGGCGGTGATGATGGCAGTAACCGGTTTATTATCAAAAACACTGCCGAAGAGCTCTTCCTCTGGGAAAATGTGACCAAGCCAATCCGACGCCTCAACCATTCGGTGCAATTCGAAAACATTCAAAGTCCCGTTGTGGCATTGAACCAGATTGGAAACCGTGGTTTTATCGTTACCCAGAAAAACGGCAAAATCTTCCTGCTGAAAGAAAACGGAACCGTCCGCCAGGGATTCCCGGTTGACATCCTTACCCGAACTGAAAGTGCATTCACGTGGACACAAGATCCTGCTACCGGCCAGCCTGAGCTTGTGGGTGTGAGCGTTTCAGGTGAATTGGTCCGCATTAGCCTGGATGGAAAGATCACGTCCCGGAAGCAGTTACTAAGGCCTGAGCCTGGTTCAAAGTTCAAAACCTTATTCGACCGAAATTCCCTGGATTGGATCCTGATCCGGTCGTTAAATTCCAAAACGGCCATCATTACCAAGGATGGAAAAGACCTTTTTGAAATAAAAGATATTTTGCCAAATTCGGTCATCCAATATCACTTCTTCGGCGTTGACAATCGTTTTATCACCATCAAGTCGGGAAGTTACACGACGGTTTTTGATATGACAGGCAAAAGACTGGGTGATAAGGCCATTCCGTCGGAAATGCCCGTTCAGCTCACTTATCAGCCCGGATATTATAAATTACTCATTTTCAGCCGGTCCGAGAAAAAGATACAGGTTTGGTCCGTTAAGCTTCGTTAA
- a CDS encoding rhodanese-like domain-containing protein has product MTRNTFTDIDLNEARRLQAVADTVLVDVRETWEFEEFNEGGINIPLAEIRERRADLAPFKSIIVICTNGVRSKVAAMDYCRVPEWLDKQIFHVKGGIIESE; this is encoded by the coding sequence ATGACAAGGAATACTTTTACGGACATTGATCTTAACGAAGCCAGACGCTTGCAAGCGGTGGCAGACACGGTTCTGGTTGATGTCCGGGAAACCTGGGAATTTGAAGAATTTAATGAGGGTGGAATCAACATTCCCCTGGCCGAGATCCGCGAACGAAGAGCGGATCTCGCGCCATTTAAAAGCATTATCGTGATTTGCACCAATGGTGTGAGAAGCAAAGTTGCTGCCATGGATTATTGCCGCGTGCCGGAATGGCTCGACAAGCAAATATTCCACGTGAAAGGAGGAATTATTGAATCTGAATAA